Genomic DNA from Bacillus sp. Marseille-P3661:
ATTACGATATGTTTTTGAAGCGCCAACGACATGGCAGGACGAAGTGGCTAGGATCCTTTTAGTTTGGGGAATCTTAATCGGTGCCTCTGCAACATTACGTGAAAATAACCATATTAGTATGGAACTTGTTTACCGTTTTTTTCCTAATTCCATGAAGAAAGTTGTCGATATTTTTGGGAATTTAGTAATTTTAGCATTTTTTATTTTCATTATGGTATCAGGGTTTGAAATCGTTATGCAAAAAGTCCACACTGGGCAGGAATCTTTAAATGGATTCCCATTATCAGTTATATATTCAATATTACCGCTTATGGGATTTTTAATGTCAATACGAACAATCGAAAGATTATTTAAAGCCTTTAAAGGCGAAGTTGAAACTGGTGATATACACACGAAGTTGTAAAAAGGGGGGAATATAATGGAATGGTTAGTATTTTTGATATTCGTAGTATTCTTAATCTTACGAGTGCCGGTCGCGTTTGCATTGGCAATATCATCCTTGATTATGTTTTACGTCCAAGACTTTAATTTAATAACTGTTACACAGAAAATATATAATGGGTTAGACTCCACCACGTTAATGGCAATCCCAGGATTTATATTCGCTGGAATCATCATGACTAGAGGTGGAATTGCGAAATATTTGATAGAATTTTTAAAGTCCTGGGTTGGACATATTTCCGGTGGTATGGCGGTCGTTACGATTTTAGCTTGTATGATTTTTGCTGCTATTTCAGGATCCAGTCCGGCTACGGCTGCTGCCATTGGTTCTATCATGATACCGGGAATGATGAATGCCGGATATAGTAAAAAGTATGCGATGGGATTAGTTGCTGCAGGTGGGACATTAGGAATTCTGATTCCGCCATCATTATCTTTCATCTTATATGGTGCAGTGACGGGTACTTCAATCGGTGACCTATTTATTGCAGGTATACTACCGGGGATTTTCTTAGGTTTGGTATTAATCACAAGTGCGATTATTTATGCAAGAAAGAATAACTTTGGAAAATTACCGCAAGCATCTTGGAGTGAAAGGAAAGCGGCTAGTATTAAGGCAATACCGGGCGGCTTATTACCTTTCATCATTTTTTATACGATTTACGGCGGGATTGCAACGCCAACAGAGTCTGCTGTAATTGCATGTGTTTATGGATTAATAGTGTCGATATTTATTTATAAAGAAATTAAAATAAAAGATATTAAACCGGTTTTAGTAGAAACAGTTCAATTAACTTCAATGATTTTTATGATCATTGCTGCTGCGATCATCTTCGGATTATATTTAACGAACAATCAAATCCCTCAAGCAATTGCTAGTTGGATTATTGACAGCAACTTTAATAAATGGATGTTCTTGGCAATGGTTAATATTTTGCTGTTCATTCTTGGGACTTTCCTTGAAGGTGTTGCCATTATCTTAATTACAATGCCACTTTTCTTCCCGATATTAGGACAATTGGGAATCAATCCTATTCACTTTGCTGTTATTATCGTTGTGAACCTGGAGTTGGCTATGATAACGCCACCAGTTGGCTTAAATTTATTTGTTGTTAGTGGAGTTGCTAAGGAAAAACTTGAAAACGTAATTAAGGCTATTGTTCCATATATATTCTTAATGATAGCTGTGCTAATTATCATTATTGTATGGCCGGAATTAAGTCTTATGTTAGTTGAATGATAGCGGGAAGGTTGGACCATGATGAATTTGTTAAAGGGTTTAGAAAGTTTAGAGAAAGAATTAATAGAATTACGTAGAGACTTTCATAGATACCCGGAATCGGGCTGGCTGGAATACAGAACGTCTGCCAAGATTGCCAGTCTGCTTGAAAGCTATGGATATAAAGTCTATGTTGGAAAAGATGCAGTCCATTCAGAAGCGCGTATGGGTGTACCGAACGAAGATGTATTGAAACTCCATGAAGAAAGGGCTATTTCGGAGGGTGTTGCTCCGAAATGGCTTGACTTAATGAAAGGAGGACATACAGGAGTTGTTGGTGTCATTCAATCACCAAACCCTGGTCCTGTTGTTGCATTAAGGTTTGATATTGATTCATTAGATATACTTGAAAGCAAAGCAGATCATCATGTACCGGTTCAAAAAGGATTCCGTTCTGTACATGAAGGCATGATGCATGCTTGTGGTCATGATGGCCATGCTGCCATCGGTTTAGGTGTAGCAAAGTTATTGATGGAAAATGTTGATCGACTTCATGGTGAAGTTAGGCTGTTATTTCAACCAGCAGAAGAAGGTGTACGTGGTGCAAAAGCTATGGTTGAAAAAGGCTGGTTAGATGGGGTTGACTATTTCTATAGTGGACATATTGCCTTTCAGAGCTTCAAACTCGGTGAAATAGTAGCTACAGTAGGAGGTTTTCTGGCTACTACTAAGTTGGACGTAACCTACAAAGGACAGGCTGCCCATGCTGGAGATAAGCCTGAAAATGGTAGAAATGCATTATTAGCAGCTGCATCAGCAAGTTTACATCTTCATGGAATATCTAGACATAGTCAAGGGAAAACGAGAATAAATGTTGGTAAATTAAATGCCGGTTCAGGTAGAAATGTAATTCCGGATTATGCCACGATGGCGATTGAAACTCGTGGAGAAACAACTAAGTTGAACGAATATATGACAAAAGAAGCGATTAGAATAATCGAAAATATGGCTAAAGTATATGATGTTGAATGTGAATGGAAAGTTGCAGGTCAAGCTCCTGGGGCTCAATCAAATGAAGAATTAATTCCATTTATTCAATCTGAGATTGAAGCAGTATCTGGCGTTACTTCACTAGTTTCCAATATGGATTTAAATGGATCAGAAGATGCAGTGTACATGATTAATAGAGTACAAGAGCAAGGAGGGAAGGCATCCTACTTATTATTTGGTTCTCCTATTCCTGCGGGGCACCATGATCCATTATTTGATATTAATGAGGATGTTTTAAAAATCGGTTCAGAAATATTAACACGCCTCGTTTTATCATCTGAAAAATTGAATGGAGGTCATTAGGATGTTGCATTGGTTAGACGAAAAATTGCAGATGTTGAATCCACAGACTACTAGAGATGAAAATGGCGGATACACCAGATTAGGTTTTAGTGAAGAAGAACAACTTGCAATGAAAGCATTCATTGAAATTGCTAATGAACTAAATTTAGTAATTAGAAAAGATGAAATTGGTAATCTAATTGCTCAGTGGCCTGGGTCAAACCCTACATTACCCCATATCGCCACAGGTTCCCACCTTGATACTGTAAAAAATGGTGGTGCCTATGACGGAGCAGCAGGAGTATTAGCGGGTTTAGGGGTTATAAAACAATTGCAATCGCTAAAATACACACCTAGTCATACTATAGAAGTCATTTGTTTTATATCTGAGGAATCATCACGATTTGGCGTCCCAACCATTGGCAGCAAAGCAATGACCGGTCAACTGGAAATAGATAAAATTAAACATTTAACAGATCCTGATGGAACAACGATTCAAGATGCTATGGAACATATTGGAGTAAATCTCTCAGAAATTAGCAGAGCTGAAAGAAAAGGTAGCGAATTACACTCATTTGTTGAATTGCATATTGAACAGGGAATAGTACTAGAAAATGCTGATTGTAACGTGGGAATAGTATCAGGAATATCCAGTCCTTTGAGATATAAAGTTCAGATTAATGGTGTTGCTAGCCATTCAGGTAGTACGCTAATGGAATATAGGAAGGATGCCATGGCAATAGCCGGACGGATCATAACTTTTATTGAAGAATTAGGTAAAAGTGAATCCCAAAAGGATCATTTCGTTTCAACCGTTACAACGGCCGATGTCTCTCCGAATGTTATGAACGTTATTCCAGGGTCTGTAACGTTAGGAATAGATATTCGTAGTACAAATGACCAACTAAAACAGCAAAGTCAAACTAAGTTCGAAAATTATTGTAAATCTTTATCTGCCTCCACCGGTGTGGATATAAAATTAATTGAAATAGCAAATGAACCAGCCGTACTAATGAACGAACAAGTAATGAATGATTTAATGGAGGTAGCAGGAATTTCTAATAAATCTCACATGAAAATTATGAGTGGCGCAGGACATGATGCCATGAATATGGCAGCAAAATGGAAGAGTGGAATGCTGTTTATTCCTTGTAAGGACGGTATTAGCCATCAT
This window encodes:
- a CDS encoding TRAP transporter large permease encodes the protein MEWLVFLIFVVFLILRVPVAFALAISSLIMFYVQDFNLITVTQKIYNGLDSTTLMAIPGFIFAGIIMTRGGIAKYLIEFLKSWVGHISGGMAVVTILACMIFAAISGSSPATAAAIGSIMIPGMMNAGYSKKYAMGLVAAGGTLGILIPPSLSFILYGAVTGTSIGDLFIAGILPGIFLGLVLITSAIIYARKNNFGKLPQASWSERKAASIKAIPGGLLPFIIFYTIYGGIATPTESAVIACVYGLIVSIFIYKEIKIKDIKPVLVETVQLTSMIFMIIAAAIIFGLYLTNNQIPQAIASWIIDSNFNKWMFLAMVNILLFILGTFLEGVAIILITMPLFFPILGQLGINPIHFAVIIVVNLELAMITPPVGLNLFVVSGVAKEKLENVIKAIVPYIFLMIAVLIIIIVWPELSLMLVE
- a CDS encoding amidohydrolase, giving the protein MMNLLKGLESLEKELIELRRDFHRYPESGWLEYRTSAKIASLLESYGYKVYVGKDAVHSEARMGVPNEDVLKLHEERAISEGVAPKWLDLMKGGHTGVVGVIQSPNPGPVVALRFDIDSLDILESKADHHVPVQKGFRSVHEGMMHACGHDGHAAIGLGVAKLLMENVDRLHGEVRLLFQPAEEGVRGAKAMVEKGWLDGVDYFYSGHIAFQSFKLGEIVATVGGFLATTKLDVTYKGQAAHAGDKPENGRNALLAAASASLHLHGISRHSQGKTRINVGKLNAGSGRNVIPDYATMAIETRGETTKLNEYMTKEAIRIIENMAKVYDVECEWKVAGQAPGAQSNEELIPFIQSEIEAVSGVTSLVSNMDLNGSEDAVYMINRVQEQGGKASYLLFGSPIPAGHHDPLFDINEDVLKIGSEILTRLVLSSEKLNGGH
- a CDS encoding TRAP transporter small permease → MNKIKKGLELFEDWTAGVLVIAGLGILFYGVVLRYVFEAPTTWQDEVARILLVWGILIGASATLRENNHISMELVYRFFPNSMKKVVDIFGNLVILAFFIFIMVSGFEIVMQKVHTGQESLNGFPLSVIYSILPLMGFLMSIRTIERLFKAFKGEVETGDIHTKL
- a CDS encoding M20 family metallo-hydrolase, with translation MLHWLDEKLQMLNPQTTRDENGGYTRLGFSEEEQLAMKAFIEIANELNLVIRKDEIGNLIAQWPGSNPTLPHIATGSHLDTVKNGGAYDGAAGVLAGLGVIKQLQSLKYTPSHTIEVICFISEESSRFGVPTIGSKAMTGQLEIDKIKHLTDPDGTTIQDAMEHIGVNLSEISRAERKGSELHSFVELHIEQGIVLENADCNVGIVSGISSPLRYKVQINGVASHSGSTLMEYRKDAMAIAGRIITFIEELGKSESQKDHFVSTVTTADVSPNVMNVIPGSVTLGIDIRSTNDQLKQQSQTKFENYCKSLSASTGVDIKLIEIANEPAVLMNEQVMNDLMEVAGISNKSHMKIMSGAGHDAMNMAAKWKSGMLFIPCKDGISHHPNEYAKTSDILNGIDVLTNYIKLIDQRMVSQND